From a region of the Malania oleifera isolate guangnan ecotype guangnan chromosome 12, ASM2987363v1, whole genome shotgun sequence genome:
- the LOC131144301 gene encoding uncharacterized protein LOC131144301 has translation MDEYLGEWCQGAESKHATMVEQRNAPVLEGSQRMTDDEICTQVLGQRAGGWLNGIGNGYIAPTSSSSSSAASRAELDQARRVSKGGHRSPDVNDGNGETTAKRIDGYLESEDGCH, from the exons ATGGATGAATACTTgggggagtggtgccagggtgcggagagcaaacat gctaCGATGGTCGAGCAGAGGAATGCACCGGTTCTAGAGGGGAGTCAACGAATGACAGATGACGAGATCTGCACTCAAGTGCTTGGCCAACGCGCGGGGGGCTGGTTGAATGGTATTGGCAAtggatacattgccccaacatcatcatcttcttcgaGTGCAGCATCTCGTGCTGAGCTTGACCAAGCGCGTCGAGTCTCAAAGGGAGGACATCGTTCTCCGGATGTaaatgatggaaatggagaaacAACAGCTAAAAGAATAGATGGCTACCTGGAAAGCGAGGATGGATGCCATTAA